The proteins below are encoded in one region of Knoellia sp. S7-12:
- a CDS encoding lysophospholipid acyltransferase family protein, whose product MEPVYTPVITTARAVFAAQGLKFRIEGADNVPRVGGAVMAINHTGYFDFTYAGLAAIDSKRLVRFMAKKSIFSHRVAGPLMRGMKHIPVDRRDGRGSFNRAVQSLKDGEIVGVFPEATMSRSFELKEFKPGAVRMAQEAGVPILPTTIWGSQRVWSKNTPKHLKRSKIPIFITVGNPIHVDPAENRVEATKRLQAVMEAQLHAQQAAYPPMTGDDLVFLPARLGGKAPTPEEAKAEDEHDMTRTVDKFNKGRNT is encoded by the coding sequence ATGGAACCCGTCTACACCCCGGTCATCACCACCGCTCGTGCCGTGTTCGCGGCTCAGGGGCTGAAGTTCAGGATCGAGGGCGCAGACAACGTCCCGCGCGTCGGTGGTGCAGTCATGGCGATCAACCACACCGGCTACTTCGACTTCACGTATGCCGGGCTGGCTGCGATCGACTCGAAGCGTCTCGTGCGTTTCATGGCCAAGAAATCGATCTTCTCCCACCGTGTCGCCGGACCACTCATGCGCGGCATGAAGCACATTCCGGTCGACCGCAGGGATGGTCGTGGCTCGTTCAACCGTGCCGTGCAGTCGCTCAAGGACGGCGAGATCGTCGGCGTCTTCCCCGAGGCGACGATGTCACGCTCGTTCGAGCTCAAGGAGTTCAAGCCGGGTGCCGTCCGTATGGCCCAGGAAGCCGGAGTCCCGATCCTGCCGACGACCATCTGGGGCTCGCAGCGTGTGTGGAGCAAGAACACTCCCAAGCACCTGAAGCGCAGCAAGATCCCCATCTTCATCACCGTCGGTAACCCGATCCACGTCGACCCCGCCGAGAACCGCGTCGAGGCCACAAAACGCCTTCAGGCCGTCATGGAGGCACAGCTCCACGCCCAGCAGGCGGCCTACCCGCCCATGACCGGCGACGACCTCGTTTTCCTCCCGGCACGCTTGGGCGGCAAGGCCCCGACTCCCGAAGAGGCCAAGGCCGAGGACGAGCACGACATGACCCGCACCGTCGACAAGTTCAACAAAGGCCGCAACACCTGA
- the eccCa gene encoding type VII secretion protein EccCa: protein MTATVGGTRQEAPSVPTGRIVLQPPPEITPAEGLSNTLMQAVPMLGSVGSMGFVALSSPGPRGIIGAGMFLVASLGFVFSSGLRTRQQHNAEVISNRREYLAYLAEVRGTVRDAAAKQREAGLWNYPAPASLALLAEEKSRVWERLPKDEDFLHVRMGTTSQPLCLTLEPAETPPLAQLDPVAASGLHRLLTTHRVQQGLPASVSMSAWSRIQITGEAAPARALARSLVVNAAVMHSPDTLIVAALTSPDSRDEWDWLKWLPHALSPRERDAIGPMRLVAESIDELLELLPDDVTDRPRFGPSSQAPTPHVLVIVDGARLPRHNPLVTDDGVLGVTVLDVPDQWGELDSTSTLRLAVDASQQGMPTGQVPFEILSLSRGGARGLADQMSVTQAEATARRLAPMFVSGEIEVRDALTSSTELVDLLGLGDVRDFDPTTAWRPRLQRDRLRVPIGVGASGQVVALDIKESAQQGMGPHGLVIGATGSGKSELLRTLVLALAMTHSSEQLNFVLVDFKGGATFAGMADMPHVSAVITNLGQELTLVERMQDALQGEMTRRQELLRSAGNFSNVTDYEKARAGGADLEPLPALLIVADEFSELLSAKPEFADLFVAIGRLGRSLSMHLLLSSQRLEEGRLRGLESHLSYRIGLRTFSAGESRTVIGVPDAYELPPIPGLGYLKPDQTTLLKFKAAYVSGPPKGRRRQAAAGGTGSNMQVLPFTSSKAVSVMPRVEEAPQPDHEAEETRAVFDIAVARMKGHGRPAHQVWLPPLDVPNSMDQLLGDLAPDPQLGLVSKRWRAQGSYVIPMGVVDRPLEQRRELMVLRLGGAAGHVAVVGGPRTGRSTFARTLVSSLALTTTPLETQIYVLDFGGGTFTPFAGLAHIAGVANRNEPDVVRRTVAEITGIIDKREAYFRANGIDSIETYRSRRAEGRVNDGYGDVFLVVDGWPTIRAEFDELEQTISGIAGRGLTFGIHVIITTSRWMDFRMQIRDVLGTRVELGLGDPGDSEIDRKVSANVPKGRPGRGITTTKHHFLAGIPRIDNSGSVEDLGDGVEDMVAKVSAAWTGPRGPKLRLLPEEISLEAIRAQAGAGDKRVLLGINESNLEPVGVNVAEESHLYLFGDSDSGKSAMLRGYASEIARLYTPDEAKLFVVDYRRALLGELPNDHVAEYMTTEDQVTAEIEGLTAFLRTRLPGPDVTPEQLRARSWWTGSEAFILVDDYDLVVTSAGSPLRPLIPLLAQAADVGLHLVVTRRSGGASRASYEPVLQALRDLASPGIMLSTAPDEGALVGNIKGSLQPPGRGRLVTRDQGNQVVQLGWLPAQHS from the coding sequence GTGACCGCGACAGTCGGAGGGACACGGCAGGAGGCGCCGTCGGTCCCGACGGGACGAATCGTCCTGCAACCACCGCCGGAGATCACCCCTGCCGAGGGACTCAGCAACACCCTCATGCAGGCGGTACCCATGCTCGGCAGCGTGGGCTCGATGGGCTTCGTAGCGCTGTCATCGCCCGGCCCACGAGGCATCATCGGCGCAGGAATGTTCCTCGTGGCCTCGCTCGGGTTCGTCTTCTCGAGCGGTCTGCGCACCCGTCAGCAGCACAACGCCGAGGTCATCTCCAACCGACGTGAGTACCTCGCCTATCTCGCGGAGGTCCGCGGCACCGTCCGTGACGCCGCCGCGAAGCAGCGCGAGGCCGGACTGTGGAACTACCCCGCGCCGGCCTCCCTCGCCCTGCTCGCCGAGGAGAAGAGCCGCGTCTGGGAGCGACTGCCCAAGGACGAGGACTTCCTCCATGTGCGCATGGGCACGACGTCGCAGCCTCTGTGCCTGACCCTCGAACCCGCCGAGACCCCGCCTCTGGCACAGCTCGATCCGGTCGCCGCCTCCGGGTTGCACCGGCTGCTCACGACCCACCGCGTGCAGCAGGGCCTGCCAGCCTCTGTCTCGATGTCGGCCTGGTCGAGGATCCAGATCACCGGAGAGGCCGCCCCCGCGCGGGCGCTGGCCCGCTCGCTCGTCGTCAACGCGGCTGTCATGCACTCGCCGGACACCCTCATCGTTGCAGCACTGACCAGCCCCGACTCGCGGGACGAGTGGGACTGGCTCAAGTGGCTGCCCCACGCCCTCAGCCCGCGCGAGCGCGATGCGATCGGGCCCATGCGGCTCGTGGCCGAGTCGATCGACGAGCTGCTCGAGCTCCTGCCCGACGACGTGACCGATCGACCTCGTTTTGGTCCGAGCAGTCAGGCGCCCACGCCCCACGTGCTCGTCATCGTCGATGGTGCCCGGCTTCCGCGTCACAACCCGCTCGTCACCGACGACGGCGTCCTCGGGGTGACGGTGCTCGACGTTCCGGATCAGTGGGGTGAGCTTGACTCGACGTCGACCCTGCGCCTCGCGGTGGACGCGTCACAGCAGGGTATGCCGACCGGTCAGGTTCCGTTCGAGATCCTCAGCCTCAGCCGTGGCGGCGCCAGAGGCCTCGCCGACCAGATGAGTGTGACGCAGGCCGAGGCCACAGCACGCCGACTCGCCCCGATGTTCGTCAGTGGCGAGATCGAGGTGCGTGACGCCCTCACCTCGAGCACCGAGCTCGTCGACCTCCTCGGCCTCGGTGACGTCCGCGACTTCGATCCGACGACCGCGTGGCGCCCTCGACTGCAGCGCGACCGACTTCGTGTGCCGATCGGCGTCGGCGCCAGCGGCCAGGTGGTCGCGCTCGACATCAAGGAATCCGCTCAACAGGGCATGGGTCCGCACGGGCTCGTCATCGGTGCCACGGGTTCGGGCAAGTCCGAGCTCCTGCGCACGCTCGTCCTCGCGCTCGCGATGACCCACTCCTCGGAACAGCTCAACTTCGTCCTCGTCGACTTCAAGGGTGGTGCGACGTTCGCCGGGATGGCCGACATGCCGCACGTGTCCGCCGTCATCACCAACCTCGGTCAGGAGCTCACGCTCGTCGAGCGCATGCAGGACGCCCTGCAGGGAGAGATGACGCGGCGTCAGGAGCTCCTCCGTTCGGCCGGCAACTTCTCCAATGTCACGGACTACGAGAAGGCACGTGCCGGGGGCGCCGACCTCGAACCGTTGCCCGCCCTACTCATCGTCGCCGATGAGTTCTCGGAGCTGCTCTCGGCCAAGCCCGAGTTCGCCGACCTGTTCGTCGCCATCGGTCGACTTGGTCGGTCCCTGTCGATGCACCTGTTGCTCTCGTCGCAGCGACTCGAGGAAGGACGCCTGCGCGGGCTCGAGTCCCACCTGTCGTACCGCATCGGTCTGCGCACCTTCTCGGCCGGTGAGTCGCGCACTGTCATCGGTGTGCCCGACGCCTACGAACTGCCGCCCATCCCGGGTCTGGGCTACCTCAAGCCCGACCAGACCACGCTGCTCAAGTTCAAGGCGGCATACGTTTCCGGACCGCCCAAGGGGCGTCGCCGACAGGCAGCGGCCGGTGGCACCGGCTCCAACATGCAGGTGCTGCCGTTCACGTCCAGCAAGGCCGTGTCCGTCATGCCACGCGTCGAGGAAGCGCCTCAGCCCGACCACGAGGCCGAGGAGACCCGGGCCGTGTTCGACATCGCTGTCGCACGCATGAAGGGCCATGGCCGTCCGGCCCACCAGGTGTGGCTGCCGCCCCTCGACGTCCCCAACTCCATGGACCAGCTGTTGGGCGACCTGGCACCGGATCCGCAGTTGGGTCTCGTGAGCAAGCGTTGGCGGGCCCAGGGCTCCTACGTCATCCCCATGGGCGTCGTCGACCGCCCACTCGAGCAACGGCGTGAGCTGATGGTCCTGCGCCTGGGTGGCGCCGCCGGACACGTAGCCGTTGTCGGTGGACCGCGGACGGGCCGCAGCACCTTCGCCCGAACCCTGGTCAGCTCCTTGGCACTCACGACCACACCTCTCGAGACCCAGATCTATGTCCTCGACTTCGGCGGTGGCACGTTCACCCCCTTCGCCGGGCTGGCGCACATCGCCGGTGTGGCGAACCGCAACGAGCCCGACGTTGTGCGTCGAACCGTCGCCGAGATCACCGGGATCATCGACAAGCGCGAGGCCTACTTCCGCGCCAACGGCATCGACTCCATCGAGACCTACCGCAGTCGGCGGGCCGAGGGTCGAGTGAACGATGGATACGGCGACGTCTTCCTCGTTGTCGACGGCTGGCCGACGATCCGGGCGGAGTTCGACGAGCTCGAACAGACGATCAGCGGTATCGCTGGCCGCGGGCTCACCTTCGGGATCCACGTCATCATCACGACGTCACGCTGGATGGACTTCCGCATGCAGATCCGTGACGTCCTCGGCACCCGGGTCGAGCTCGGCCTCGGTGACCCCGGCGACTCCGAGATCGACCGCAAGGTGTCCGCCAACGTGCCCAAGGGGCGACCCGGACGAGGCATCACGACGACCAAGCACCACTTCCTTGCGGGCATCCCGCGGATCGACAACTCGGGCAGTGTCGAGGACCTGGGCGATGGCGTCGAGGACATGGTCGCCAAGGTGTCGGCTGCCTGGACGGGTCCTCGTGGCCCCAAGCTCCGCCTCCTGCCGGAGGAGATCTCGCTCGAGGCCATTCGCGCGCAGGCTGGGGCCGGCGACAAGCGGGTGCTCCTCGGCATCAACGAGAGCAACCTCGAGCCGGTGGGCGTCAACGTGGCGGAGGAGTCTCACCTCTATCTCTTCGGGGACAGCGACTCGGGCAAGTCGGCCATGCTGCGCGGCTACGCGAGCGAGATCGCTCGGCTCTACACGCCGGACGAGGCCAAGCTGTTCGTCGTTGACTACCGGCGTGCTCTGCTCGGCGAGCTGCCGAACGACCACGTCGCCGAATACATGACGACCGAGGACCAGGTGACCGCCGAGATCGAGGGCCTGACAGCCTTCCTGCGCACCCGGCTTCCCGGGCCGGATGTCACGCCGGAACAGCTGCGTGCGCGTTCGTGGTGGACGGGCTCTGAGGCGTTCATCCTCGTGGACGACTACGACCTCGTCGTCACCTCTGCAGGTTCACCGCTGCGCCCACTCATCCCGCTCCTTGCGCAGGCAGCGGACGTCGGCCTTCACCTCGTGGTGACACGACGCTCTGGTGGTGCCTCCAGGGCGAGCTACGAGCCGGTCCTCCAAGCGCTGCGCGACCTCGCGAGTCCGGGCATCATGCTCAGCACGGCGCCCGACGAGGGTGCGCTGGTCGGCAACATCAAGGGTTCGCTGCAGCCGCCGGGCCGAGGCCGCCTCGTGACGCGGGACCAGGGCAATCAGGTCGTCCAGCTGGGTTGGCTCCCGGCCCAGCACTCGTGA